From Eubacterium sp. 1001713B170207_170306_E7, the proteins below share one genomic window:
- a CDS encoding DMT family transporter: MKSKRNLGFIAMAVVIIIYGVSYIARDVIVKYMHPTVIVAFQFTIMTVLFTLYNLFKKMNMHIEKKDIFMVILSGLVGCTFFHVFTVMSVKYIGATVSSLLFGFAAVFSLMIDFVFFKRRKTKLSILAVVVSLVGVYVLMGINPSDLAETNFMGYAICLLSIISWVVYCFIADKVSDKYEKTVVLNYQAVVGAVTTLPFLFLYPVALGDLVKGDVLINLVILGVFNSTFAYFLNIYAIKNIGVTFSNLFMNFLPIVTIVVGVILYGTMPTFNQVIGGVIIIASVLILNKDQKNLDHDAGKMVVETDLKEVDVE; the protein is encoded by the coding sequence ATGAAAAGTAAACGCAACCTTGGCTTTATCGCCATGGCCGTGGTCATCATTATCTACGGCGTGTCCTACATCGCGCGGGATGTCATTGTCAAATACATGCATCCCACCGTGATCGTGGCCTTTCAGTTCACCATCATGACAGTGCTGTTTACGCTGTATAACCTGTTTAAGAAGATGAATATGCACATCGAGAAAAAGGATATCTTCATGGTCATTCTCTCTGGTCTCGTGGGCTGTACCTTCTTCCATGTCTTTACAGTCATGAGCGTCAAGTACATCGGCGCAACGGTCTCCTCGCTGCTCTTTGGTTTTGCGGCGGTGTTCTCGCTGATGATTGATTTTGTTTTCTTTAAGCGCAGGAAGACAAAGCTGAGTATCCTGGCGGTGGTGGTATCGCTGGTGGGCGTGTATGTCCTGATGGGCATCAACCCCAGCGACCTGGCTGAAACCAACTTTATGGGCTATGCTATCTGCCTGCTGAGCATTATCTCCTGGGTGGTTTACTGCTTTATCGCCGATAAGGTGTCCGACAAGTATGAGAAAACCGTTGTCCTGAACTATCAGGCTGTGGTGGGCGCGGTGACAACGCTGCCGTTCCTGTTCCTGTATCCGGTGGCCCTGGGCGATCTGGTAAAAGGGGACGTCCTCATCAACCTGGTAATCCTCGGCGTATTCAACTCGACCTTTGCCTATTTCCTGAACATCTACGCCATCAAAAACATTGGCGTTACCTTTTCCAATCTGTTTATGAATTTCCTGCCCATTGTGACGATCGTGGTCGGCGTGATCCTTTACGGCACCATGCCCACCTTTAACCAAGTTATCGGCGGTGTGATCATCATCGCTTCAGTTCTGATCCTCAATAAGGACCAGAAAAATCTGGATCACGATGCAGGTAAAATGGTTGTCGAGACAGACCTGAAGGAAGTGGATGTCGAATAA
- a CDS encoding trimethylamine methyltransferase family protein, whose product MRPELRYLNDKDLEYVHNLALELLEDMGIELCAREARDYFEQAGATVEGEIVKIPRKIIEDALKTVPKRDTFTLYGRDPKNDVKVNEALPSLAAMTMATSVIDPYTRTKRSATDQDLTNLTKILEVMDNVSIASGLITPQDVPLESSDWYTWAGTIKNTTKHITGGAVGKEGVRDAVEMAQLALGDDVAFEDRPFISFWVLTSPPMKLDENPLNVLMEASRLNAPSVISSGGILGISSPITIESAVIHTHAETLAGIALTQLVRPGVSVLYSSYVRSMDMQTMSVSMSSPETAIMKSIMAELGRYLDLPTKMPTNLRDAKLLDAQAGFETGMVGTVGALTTDFLVSMQLDIDLVVDYADLPYSNECMSQLRRLVRGLDFSDKRIALDNIRKTGHGGSYLNAKHTAKNFRKELWTGDLTERGNWKSWQKDGGKDMLEKCAERAVELLEQVKDTTLLDAEVCAKIDAIADGALEKAKAIKR is encoded by the coding sequence ATGCGACCGGAATTACGTTATCTGAACGACAAGGATCTGGAATACGTTCATAATCTGGCACTGGAGCTTCTGGAGGACATGGGCATTGAGCTCTGCGCCAGGGAGGCGAGAGACTATTTTGAACAGGCCGGCGCCACCGTTGAGGGCGAGATTGTCAAAATCCCGAGAAAAATTATTGAGGATGCACTGAAAACCGTGCCCAAACGGGACACCTTTACCCTTTACGGCAGAGACCCGAAGAACGACGTCAAGGTCAATGAAGCCCTGCCCTCACTGGCGGCCATGACCATGGCTACCTCGGTCATCGACCCATACACGAGGACAAAGCGTTCGGCCACGGATCAGGATCTGACGAACCTGACTAAAATCCTCGAGGTCATGGACAATGTCTCCATTGCCAGTGGCCTGATTACGCCGCAGGATGTGCCTCTGGAGAGCTCGGACTGGTATACCTGGGCGGGTACCATCAAAAATACCACCAAGCATATTACCGGCGGGGCCGTCGGCAAGGAGGGTGTGCGCGACGCTGTTGAGATGGCGCAGCTGGCCCTGGGCGATGACGTGGCCTTTGAGGACCGTCCCTTTATCTCCTTCTGGGTCCTGACCTCACCTCCGATGAAGCTGGATGAAAATCCGCTGAATGTTCTCATGGAAGCCAGCCGGTTAAACGCGCCGTCGGTCATTAGCTCCGGTGGGATTCTGGGCATCTCCTCACCCATCACGATTGAGAGTGCCGTTATCCACACCCACGCGGAAACCCTGGCGGGTATCGCCCTGACTCAGCTGGTGCGCCCGGGCGTTTCTGTGCTCTACTCCAGCTATGTCCGCAGCATGGACATGCAGACCATGAGCGTGTCGATGTCCTCGCCGGAAACCGCCATCATGAAGAGTATCATGGCTGAGCTGGGCCGCTATCTGGACCTGCCGACCAAGATGCCCACCAACCTGCGTGACGCCAAGCTGCTTGACGCCCAGGCCGGCTTTGAAACCGGCATGGTCGGCACTGTCGGTGCACTGACAACAGACTTCCTGGTATCCATGCAGCTGGATATTGACCTGGTGGTCGACTACGCGGACCTGCCCTACTCCAACGAATGCATGTCCCAGCTCAGACGCCTGGTGCGCGGCCTGGACTTCAGCGACAAGCGCATCGCCTTGGACAATATCCGTAAAACCGGTCACGGCGGCAGCTACCTGAACGCCAAGCACACCGCCAAGAATTTCAGAAAAGAGCTGTGGACCGGCGATCTGACCGAGCGCGGCAACTGGAAGTCCTGGCAGAAGGATGGCGGAAAAGATATGCTTGAAAAATGTGCCGAGCGTGCTGTAGAGCTGCTGGAACAGGTCAAGGATACCACATTACTGGATGCGGAGGTATGCGCGAAGATCGACGCCATCGCGGACGGCGCGCTGGAAAAAGCGAAAGCCATCAAACGATGA
- a CDS encoding dihydropteroate synthase — protein MIIVGEKINTSLKGVTEFVRERNAEAIQELAASQAELGADYIDVNCGTLVDEEVEALPWLVETVQQVVKLPCCIDSPDPAALKAALALHQGVPMINSITAEAGRYQEMIGLVKEYQAKIVALLIDDANGISPEAEVRIGIGCRLIEQLEKDGVPVGDIYIDPLIQPVSTGADMGNVALRTIRALRESYPEVHFMCGLSNISFGIPERGLLNRTYLAMCMAEGLDGAVLDPKNAKMMSMITAGEALLNRDKGCRKYLKAHRKGLLV, from the coding sequence TTGATCATTGTTGGAGAAAAAATTAACACCAGCCTGAAGGGGGTTACCGAATTTGTGCGGGAGCGCAACGCGGAGGCCATTCAGGAGCTTGCGGCTTCGCAGGCAGAACTGGGGGCGGACTATATTGACGTGAACTGCGGTACGCTGGTCGATGAGGAGGTAGAGGCCCTGCCGTGGCTCGTCGAGACAGTCCAGCAGGTCGTTAAGCTGCCCTGCTGTATTGACAGCCCGGATCCGGCGGCGCTGAAAGCGGCGCTGGCACTGCACCAGGGGGTACCGATGATTAATTCCATTACTGCCGAGGCGGGAAGGTATCAGGAAATGATCGGTCTGGTAAAGGAATATCAGGCCAAGATCGTGGCGCTGCTCATTGACGACGCCAACGGTATCAGTCCTGAGGCAGAGGTGCGGATCGGCATTGGCTGCCGGCTCATCGAGCAGCTGGAAAAGGACGGGGTCCCCGTCGGCGACATTTATATTGATCCGCTGATCCAGCCGGTAAGCACCGGCGCGGATATGGGCAACGTGGCCCTGCGGACCATCCGGGCGCTGAGAGAGTCTTATCCGGAGGTACATTTTATGTGCGGCCTCAGCAACATTTCCTTTGGCATACCGGAAAGGGGACTGCTCAACCGCACCTATCTGGCCATGTGTATGGCGGAGGGGCTGGACGGCGCGGTGCTTGATCCGAAAAACGCCAAAATGATGAGCATGATCACAGCCGGAGAGGCGCTGCTGAACCGGGATAAGGGATGCCGGAAGTATTTAAAGGCCCATCGGAAGGGCTTGCTTGTATAA
- a CDS encoding response regulator, with translation MTTEEKREIIAFADEILRRYFCECDVEFLISTFAPNIVWLGGGELQKAEGAEAVAACFREGQEDLLPCVMSEEEYVVEQLSEDCYICEGISRIETAEGSEASLREQQRCTFVFKRIDGELKCAHIHNSIPFSAIEDDELFPVKAAREAYENLQELLQEKNQQIELMMSQLPGGMAICHMDEGYSAKWISDGLCQLYGYSGPESLARAYGGLTLAMVLPEDHDRVAREIKACLDRNESYSVEYRIRQADGSVVWVLDIGKCVVDRDGEVVIYCLVTDITHQRNQDLLIQQASIENKRQADFLTQLYNTVPCGIIQFTTSPEHKIINANRRAWEIYGYGEQEYWHSVEDPFPFVLEEEQDKFRQIVEDISQNGGRISYEREGRRKNGEQCFVSVSMERLNNSDGDEVIQAVFNDITETRMLQREREQEQLIENQSLRAAICTAYPLIISINLTQNSYECFIQEKNVVHFEETGSFDDLIAVTGKRVDSGYYEDFNRMLSREAMSAHFDKGNREAYMELQMLGDDGDYHWISLHVIRVDNPYSTDMLVIGLMKVLDEQRAEKARQEKLLRDALASAEAANKAKSEFLSRMSHDIRTPMNAIIGMSTIGQLKINTPNRVRDCFEKIDSSSRYLLTLINDILDMSKIESGKIILAKRKFDFAEFINEINTIIYPQTRERGIDFVIHHHEPMERFYIGDELRLNQIMMNLLSNAVKFTARGGRITVDIGEQKRENGLAYLGLSVSDTGVGMSEEFMKKIYQPFEQENPGTARNKIGTGLGLSIVYNIVQIMGGTIAVSSEKDCGTTFELSVPLEPVYDNEEEKRRRMSEDALKDIRVLVVDDDAMIGEQTAAIMSNIGISPVWVDSGARAIEEIRKTMEAGGQYDVAMIDWLMPDMDGIETTRQIRKLVGPDTTIIIISAYDWSDIEEEARQAGVNSFISKPLFQSVIYDTFMHLNIEPNEHKERRQADSLDGLQVLLVEDNELNLEIAKTLMEMQGVYVETAENGQEAVERFAVRPLGFYNAVLMDIRMPVMDGLAATKAIREMDRSDARAVPIIAMTANAFEEDRRQALSAGMDGYLVKPIDINKLFEELKKLS, from the coding sequence GTGACAACGGAAGAAAAAAGAGAAATTATCGCCTTTGCGGATGAGATACTCAGGCGTTATTTTTGTGAGTGTGATGTCGAATTTTTGATCTCCACCTTTGCGCCCAACATCGTATGGCTGGGCGGCGGCGAGTTACAGAAGGCGGAGGGCGCCGAGGCTGTGGCCGCCTGCTTCAGGGAGGGCCAGGAAGACTTGCTGCCCTGTGTCATGAGCGAAGAGGAGTATGTGGTGGAGCAGCTGTCAGAGGACTGTTATATCTGTGAGGGGATCAGCCGGATCGAGACCGCGGAGGGCTCAGAGGCCAGCCTGCGGGAGCAGCAGCGCTGTACCTTTGTGTTTAAGCGCATAGATGGGGAGCTGAAATGTGCGCATATCCACAATTCCATCCCGTTTTCGGCCATCGAGGACGATGAGCTGTTCCCGGTCAAGGCCGCCAGAGAGGCCTACGAAAACCTGCAGGAGCTGCTGCAGGAAAAGAACCAGCAGATTGAGCTCATGATGTCCCAACTGCCAGGCGGCATGGCGATCTGCCATATGGACGAGGGCTACAGTGCTAAATGGATCAGCGACGGGCTCTGCCAGCTCTATGGCTACAGCGGCCCGGAAAGCCTGGCCAGAGCTTACGGCGGCCTGACCCTGGCGATGGTGCTGCCTGAGGACCATGACCGAGTGGCGCGTGAGATTAAGGCCTGTCTGGACCGAAATGAATCCTATTCGGTAGAGTACCGGATCCGGCAGGCTGACGGCTCTGTGGTCTGGGTGCTGGATATCGGAAAATGTGTTGTCGACCGTGACGGCGAGGTGGTGATTTACTGCCTGGTGACCGATATCACACACCAGCGCAATCAGGATCTGCTGATCCAGCAGGCCAGTATCGAGAATAAACGCCAGGCTGATTTCCTGACCCAGCTGTACAACACAGTGCCCTGCGGCATCATCCAGTTTACAACCAGTCCTGAGCATAAAATCATTAACGCGAACCGCCGGGCCTGGGAGATTTACGGCTACGGTGAGCAGGAATACTGGCATTCGGTAGAGGATCCCTTTCCCTTTGTACTGGAGGAAGAGCAGGATAAGTTCAGACAGATTGTCGAGGATATTTCACAAAACGGCGGCAGGATCTCCTACGAGCGGGAGGGACGGCGTAAAAACGGTGAGCAGTGCTTTGTGAGTGTGTCCATGGAGCGGCTGAACAACAGCGATGGCGATGAGGTTATTCAGGCAGTTTTCAATGATATCACCGAAACGCGCATGCTGCAGCGTGAGCGTGAGCAGGAGCAGCTCATCGAGAACCAGTCTCTGCGGGCAGCTATCTGTACCGCCTATCCGCTCATCATCAGCATTAATCTGACCCAGAACAGCTACGAGTGTTTTATCCAGGAAAAAAACGTGGTTCATTTCGAGGAGACAGGCAGCTTTGACGATCTGATCGCTGTGACCGGAAAAAGAGTCGATTCCGGCTACTATGAGGATTTTAACAGAATGCTTTCCAGAGAGGCCATGAGCGCGCATTTTGACAAGGGAAACCGTGAGGCTTATATGGAGTTGCAGATGCTGGGGGACGACGGCGATTACCATTGGATATCGCTGCATGTTATCCGGGTTGACAATCCCTACAGCACCGACATGCTGGTCATTGGCCTCATGAAGGTGCTGGATGAGCAGCGGGCTGAAAAGGCAAGACAGGAAAAACTGCTGAGGGATGCCCTGGCTTCCGCCGAGGCAGCCAACAAGGCTAAATCGGAGTTTCTATCCCGCATGAGCCATGATATCCGCACCCCTATGAACGCCATCATCGGTATGAGCACCATCGGCCAGCTTAAGATCAATACACCCAACCGTGTGCGGGACTGCTTTGAGAAAATTGACTCCTCCTCGCGTTACCTTTTGACATTGATCAACGATATACTGGACATGTCCAAGATTGAGAGCGGAAAGATTATTCTGGCCAAGCGCAAGTTTGATTTCGCCGAGTTTATCAATGAGATCAACACCATCATTTACCCGCAGACCAGAGAGCGCGGGATTGATTTTGTGATTCACCACCACGAGCCCATGGAGCGTTTTTACATCGGCGACGAGCTGCGGCTGAACCAGATCATGATGAACCTGCTTTCCAACGCGGTGAAATTTACAGCGCGCGGCGGCCGTATCACAGTGGACATCGGGGAGCAGAAGCGTGAAAACGGGCTGGCTTACCTGGGGCTCAGCGTCAGTGATACTGGCGTTGGGATGTCTGAGGAATTTATGAAGAAGATTTACCAGCCCTTTGAGCAGGAGAACCCCGGAACTGCCCGCAATAAAATCGGCACCGGCCTGGGGCTGTCCATTGTCTATAACATTGTGCAGATTATGGGCGGTACCATTGCGGTTAGCAGCGAAAAGGACTGCGGCACCACCTTTGAGCTGAGCGTGCCTCTGGAGCCGGTCTATGACAACGAGGAAGAAAAACGCCGCCGCATGTCCGAGGACGCCCTGAAGGATATCCGGGTGCTGGTGGTGGACGACGACGCCATGATCGGCGAGCAGACAGCGGCCATCATGTCGAACATTGGCATCTCGCCGGTCTGGGTCGATTCGGGCGCTCGCGCCATCGAGGAGATACGAAAGACGATGGAGGCCGGTGGACAGTATGACGTGGCTATGATCGACTGGCTGATGCCGGATATGGACGGCATCGAGACGACCCGCCAGATTCGGAAGCTGGTGGGGCCGGATACGACCATTATCATCATCTCCGCCTATGACTGGAGTGATATTGAGGAGGAGGCCCGCCAGGCGGGCGTCAACAGCTTTATCTCCAAGCCCTTGTTCCAGTCGGTGATTTACGACACCTTTATGCACCTCAACATTGAACCTAACGAGCACAAGGAACGCCGTCAGGCGGACAGCCTGGATGGGCTTCAGGTGCTTTTGGTGGAGGATAATGAGCTGAATCTCGAGATTGCAAAAACCCTGATGGAAATGCAAGGCGTGTATGTGGAGACGGCTGAAAACGGCCAGGAGGCTGTTGAGCGATTTGCGGTCCGGCCCCTTGGTTTCTACAACGCTGTTTTAATGGATATCCGGATGCCGGTGATGGACGGGCTTGCCGCCACAAAAGCCATCCGGGAAATGGACCGCAGCGATGCCAGAGCTGTGCCGATCATCGCCATGACGGCCAATGCCTTTGAGGAAGACCGACGCCAGGCCTTGAGTGCGGGCATGGACGGTTATCTGGTCAAACCCATTGACATCAATAAGCTTTTTGAGGAGCTCAAAAAGCTCTCATAA
- a CDS encoding cobalamin-dependent protein (Presence of a B(12) (cobalamin)-binding domain implies dependence on cobalamin itself, in one of its several forms, or in some unusual lineages, dependence on a cobalamin-like analog.): protein MDYYKAINKAIEEGETRDVVTLTREAVAQLYPPEKILNNGLIQGIELVAEKFREAELLVPEVILSTRAVQAGLKTIKPYLEADVKNRQVKVMIGTVSGDLHDIGKNIIKIVVSTLGVEIIDLGIDVSAEKFVQGVQKEQPQILMMSALLTTTINQMQTVIQRLEEENLRKNRIIFVGGAPVTEAFAADIGADYYTPDSSELKEVLEKILKKLRTA from the coding sequence ATGGACTATTACAAAGCGATTAACAAAGCCATAGAGGAGGGCGAAACCCGGGATGTGGTGACGCTGACCCGGGAGGCGGTGGCACAGCTGTATCCGCCGGAAAAAATACTGAACAACGGGCTGATTCAGGGCATTGAGCTGGTGGCTGAAAAATTCCGCGAGGCGGAGCTGCTGGTGCCGGAGGTTATCCTCTCCACCCGGGCGGTGCAGGCCGGGCTCAAGACCATCAAGCCCTATCTGGAGGCGGATGTGAAGAACCGTCAGGTCAAGGTTATGATCGGCACGGTGTCGGGCGATCTGCACGACATTGGCAAAAATATCATCAAGATTGTGGTGTCCACCCTGGGTGTGGAGATCATCGATCTGGGGATTGACGTGTCGGCTGAGAAATTTGTGCAGGGTGTGCAGAAGGAGCAGCCCCAGATTCTCATGATGTCCGCGCTGCTCACCACCACCATCAACCAGATGCAGACCGTGATCCAACGTCTGGAAGAAGAAAATTTACGAAAAAACCGGATCATCTTTGTGGGAGGCGCGCCTGTGACAGAGGCTTTTGCGGCGGATATCGGAGCGGATTACTACACACCGGATTCCTCTGAGCTCAAGGAGGTGTTGGAAAAGATACTGAAAAAGCTGAGAACAGCCTGA
- a CDS encoding LysR family transcriptional regulator encodes MNREETLVSRKEQGPDAELHPALKLRLARERIFFGPGPAELLTQIRQTDSVRMACEQMGISYSKGWKMINTIEEELGYQVTKRQQGGRNGGSASLTPEGETLLAKYQELERRSQEAVGRIFDELFGPLDL; translated from the coding sequence ATGAATCGTGAAGAAACATTGGTGAGCCGGAAAGAGCAGGGGCCAGATGCCGAGCTGCATCCGGCGCTTAAGCTGCGGCTGGCCAGAGAGCGGATTTTCTTTGGTCCGGGTCCGGCAGAGCTGCTTACGCAGATCAGACAGACGGATTCGGTTCGGATGGCCTGTGAGCAGATGGGCATCTCCTACAGCAAGGGCTGGAAAATGATCAACACCATCGAAGAGGAGCTTGGTTATCAGGTTACAAAGCGCCAACAGGGTGGAAGAAACGGCGGAAGCGCCAGCCTGACACCGGAGGGGGAAACGCTTCTGGCAAAATATCAGGAGCTTGAGCGTCGGAGCCAGGAGGCGGTCGGACGTATATTTGATGAGCTTTTCGGCCCCCTGGATTTATAA
- a CDS encoding D-Ala-D-Ala carboxypeptidase family metallohydrolase, which produces MQKFYRRILIFMGLVVCLVIGAAVLQSCSQGREAAVKSPEPTAHEQVGSPEETLPETGEAQSSETQKKEPEDGPSPVEPEPEAPEEPMVSEHFGLWEYACDCAGYCSGFPVMPDPGLTERVEALRCACGQPVILTSGVRCAQRNEEVGGVSWSFHKRGRAADLYCPGVAVGDLAAMAKAVGLNVLPYYSSGYVHVELTE; this is translated from the coding sequence ATGCAGAAATTTTACAGGCGGATTTTGATCTTTATGGGGCTGGTGGTGTGTCTGGTCATCGGTGCCGCTGTGCTCCAGTCGTGCAGCCAAGGGCGGGAAGCAGCTGTGAAAAGCCCTGAGCCAACAGCCCATGAGCAGGTTGGTTCGCCGGAGGAAACCCTGCCGGAGACCGGGGAGGCCCAGAGCTCTGAGACCCAAAAGAAGGAGCCGGAGGACGGGCCTTCCCCGGTTGAGCCAGAGCCCGAGGCGCCGGAAGAACCAATGGTTTCGGAGCACTTCGGGCTTTGGGAGTACGCCTGCGACTGCGCGGGCTATTGCTCCGGTTTTCCGGTGATGCCTGATCCCGGGCTCACCGAACGGGTGGAGGCCCTGCGCTGTGCCTGCGGGCAGCCTGTGATCCTGACCTCAGGCGTGCGCTGCGCGCAGAGGAATGAGGAGGTCGGCGGCGTTTCCTGGTCCTTTCACAAACGGGGCCGTGCTGCGGACCTTTACTGCCCCGGGGTGGCAGTGGGGGATCTGGCCGCTATGGCCAAGGCGGTGGGGCTTAATGTCCTGCCCTATTACAGCAGCGGCTACGTGCATGTAGAGCTGACAGAATAA
- a CDS encoding PocR ligand-binding domain-containing protein: MKGFEFLDEKYTRYMLECFSNATGLYLKGIDPEGETFLSLENLQECEFCEYVRSCNGEACTASYRQACQEAAKWKEPYFFRCHAGLVMWAVPILVEDCSVGCLICGQVLLWEIDEFFIEELEEMNQDIENFGLLCEKAKKLKVLSPHKSQSVADMLQAILNYLSKASAGGYDERLKTEAWRRVILNHMDERKNQFLEDPFEYDRHLKKEKMLLQAIRTGQRDKVMKGLPGFLTDTYVLAGYSLDRVKVRVLEFMSLVSRAIVEAGLDSHIAVMQSEKLFMEAGAIREVELLFDRITAMVGEFMEDIFILSETSHLSVLKAVREYIGAHYREVLRIEEIAAEVGLSDSYLSHLFRETFNYTVNDYITRVRVENSVRLMEKRELTLKEIAVHCGFQSPGYFSKVFKKYLGVTPKEYRNRFIE, encoded by the coding sequence ATGAAGGGGTTTGAGTTTTTAGATGAAAAGTATACGCGCTACATGCTGGAGTGCTTTTCCAACGCCACAGGACTTTATTTAAAAGGGATCGACCCTGAGGGCGAGACCTTTCTGTCGCTTGAGAATCTGCAGGAGTGTGAATTCTGCGAGTACGTCCGGTCCTGTAACGGCGAAGCCTGCACAGCCTCCTACCGCCAGGCCTGTCAGGAGGCGGCCAAGTGGAAGGAGCCTTATTTTTTCAGGTGCCATGCGGGTCTGGTCATGTGGGCGGTTCCCATCCTGGTGGAGGACTGCAGCGTGGGCTGCCTGATCTGCGGCCAGGTGCTGCTGTGGGAGATCGACGAGTTTTTTATTGAGGAGCTGGAGGAGATGAACCAGGACATTGAAAATTTTGGACTTTTGTGTGAAAAGGCCAAAAAGCTCAAGGTGCTGTCGCCCCATAAAAGCCAGTCTGTGGCGGACATGCTCCAGGCCATACTCAATTACCTGTCCAAGGCCAGCGCCGGGGGCTATGACGAGCGCCTGAAAACAGAAGCCTGGCGCAGGGTGATCCTGAACCATATGGATGAGCGGAAGAACCAATTTCTGGAGGACCCCTTTGAGTATGACCGCCATCTCAAAAAAGAGAAAATGCTTTTGCAGGCCATCCGCACCGGGCAGCGGGACAAGGTGATGAAGGGGCTGCCCGGCTTTCTGACCGATACCTATGTGCTGGCGGGCTACAGCCTGGACCGGGTCAAGGTAAGGGTGCTGGAATTTATGTCGCTGGTATCCCGGGCGATTGTGGAGGCGGGGCTGGACAGCCACATCGCGGTGATGCAGAGTGAAAAGCTCTTTATGGAGGCGGGCGCTATCCGTGAGGTTGAGCTGCTCTTTGACAGGATTACTGCCATGGTGGGCGAGTTTATGGAGGACATTTTTATTTTGAGCGAGACCTCCCACCTCAGCGTGCTGAAGGCTGTGCGGGAGTATATCGGCGCCCATTACAGGGAGGTGCTGAGGATTGAGGAGATTGCCGCCGAGGTGGGCCTCAGCGACTCCTACCTCAGCCATCTGTTCCGTGAGACCTTTAATTACACGGTGAACGACTATATTACGCGCGTGCGTGTGGAAAATTCGGTGCGGCTCATGGAAAAACGGGAGCTCACCCTGAAGGAGATCGCCGTGCACTGCGGTTTCCAGTCGCCGGGCTATTTTTCAAAGGTGTTTAAAAAATATCTGGGCGTCACGCCGAAAGAATACCGGAACCGCTTTATCGAGTAG
- a CDS encoding corrinoid protein, protein MENYIEKIRELVLEGEDEEIVEMIDAAVDAGVSPKEIVSDALIEGMNQVGPLMASGELYVPEVLLCAETMQLGLKHLKPQLQAGDVSTLGKIVIGTVEGDLHDIGKDLVAMMLESSGFEVVNIGIDQAAENFLEAGKDADIIAISALLTTTMPAMRETVRLLKQSAGSARVIVGGAPVSDEFAHEIGADGYAEDAGAAVVFCKELLSA, encoded by the coding sequence ATGGAAAACTATATTGAAAAAATCAGAGAACTGGTACTTGAAGGGGAAGATGAAGAGATTGTTGAAATGATTGACGCGGCTGTGGACGCGGGCGTGTCACCTAAGGAAATTGTGTCGGATGCGCTCATCGAGGGCATGAACCAGGTAGGGCCGCTGATGGCAAGCGGCGAGCTCTATGTGCCGGAGGTTCTGCTCTGCGCCGAAACCATGCAGCTGGGCTTAAAGCACCTGAAGCCACAGCTGCAGGCAGGAGATGTGTCTACTCTGGGTAAAATTGTCATCGGAACCGTCGAGGGAGACCTGCACGACATCGGCAAGGATCTGGTGGCCATGATGCTTGAAAGCTCTGGCTTTGAGGTGGTGAATATCGGAATCGACCAGGCGGCGGAAAACTTCCTGGAGGCCGGAAAGGACGCGGATATCATCGCCATCTCTGCACTGCTGACCACCACCATGCCGGCCATGCGCGAAACGGTCCGGCTGCTCAAGCAAAGCGCCGGCAGCGCCAGAGTGATCGTAGGCGGCGCGCCGGTCAGCGATGAGTTTGCCCATGAAATCGGCGCGGACGGCTACGCCGAGGACGCAGGGGCCGCTGTGGTTTTCTGTAAAGAATTATTGAGTGCATAG